In Kutzneria kofuensis, the DNA window CGGGTACTCCATCGCGCCGACGCCGACGATCGCGCCCTGGCCGGCGGTCAGCCGCGGCACCGAGTGGTTGGTGCCGATGGTGCCCGGGTTGGTCAGCTGGATGGTGCTGCCGGCGAAGTCGTCCGCGGTCAGGCCGCCGCTGCGGGCCTTGCGGATCAGGTCCTCGTAGGCCTGCCAGAACTGCGTGAACGTCATCGACTCGCAGTTCTTGATGGCCGCGACCACCAGCGAGCGCTGGCCGTTCTTGCCGGGCAGGTCGATGGCCAGGCCCAGGTTCACGTGCTCCGGCGTGATGATCGAGGGCTTGCCGTCGACCACGCCGTAGGAGTTGTTCATGTTCGGGTACGACTCGAGCGCCCGGACCAGCGCGTACCCGATGATGTGGGTGAAGGAGACCTTGCCGCCGCGGGTCCGCTTCAGGTGGTTGTTGATGACGATGCGGTTGTCCGCCAGCAGCTTGGCCGGGACCGCGCGGACGCTGGTCGCGGTCGGCACGGTCAGCGAGGCGTCCATGTTGCGGGCGATCGCCGCGGCGGCGCCGCGCAGGGGCTTCACGTCGGAGCCGGCGGCCGGCTTCACGGGCGCGGCGGTGGCCGCGGCGGCCGGCGTCGGCTTGGTGCTCGGCAGCGTGGTCTGAGCCGGCGTCGGGGTGGCGGCCGGTGCGGAGGCGGCCGGCGGCGTCGCGGCGCGGCCGTTGGCCGGCGGGGGCGCGGTGGTGGTGGTCGCCGTCGCGGTGGCGGCGGTGCTGCCGTTGACGGCGGTGGTGCCGGCGGCCGTGCGCTGCGTCGCCTTGTAGTCGGCGAAGAAGTCATGCCACGCCGGGTCGACGGATGACGGGTCGGCGAGGAACTGGTCGTACATCTCCTCGACCAGCCACTCGTTCGGGCCGAACTGCGACGCAGAGCTGGAGCTGGACACGGCTGGCGCTCGCCTCTATCTATCTCGCTATTTGTACTGACTCACTCCGCCAGCAAGGCTAGTCCTCCGCGCAGGTCGCTTCACACACAGCCGAGCCGGCACAACGTCAGGTGGATCACATGATCAATCCAGATCATCCCACCGACTTGGGCTTCTGACCGGCTCTGTTGAGCAGGGCTTAGGGAACTGGATCGTTTCAGTCCTGCACTTGCACGGGAAACGATTGTGGCCGGAACCACGTTTGGTGTTGCCTCACGCGCCCGCACGTGCAGTTACCTGCGCCGCGTGCCGCGGCGGGCTCGGCCCCTTCGGGGCCGGCGCCTCGCACTCTCCTGTGTCGGCGGGTCAGGCGGCGTCGTCGATATGGGCTCCGGTTCGCCACATCTCCGCGTACCGGCCGCCGGCCTCCAGCAACTCCGCGTGCGTGCCCTGCTCGACGATCCGGCCCTGCTCCAGCACCACGATGCGGTCCGCACGGGCGGCGGTCGCGAGCCGGTGCGCGACGACGAACGTGGTCCGGCGGCCGGCGAGGCGCTCGCTGGCGGCGAGCACCGTGGCCTCGGTCGCCGGATCCAGCGCGGCGGTGGCTTCGTCGAGGAGCAGCACGGCCGGGTCGACCAGTTCCGCACGGGCCAACGCCACCAGCTGGCGCTGGCCGGCGGACAGCGCCTGCCCGCGTTCGCCAACCTGCTGGTGCATCGCGTGCTGCAGCCCGGCGACCTGCCGCAGCGCCCCGACCGCCCGCACGGCGGCCGTCACCTCATCGCGTGAAGCCGTCGGGCGGCCGTAGCGGACGTTGTCGGCGACGTCGCCGACGAACAGGTGCGCCTCCTGCGGCACGACGCCGAGCCGGCCGCGGTAGCCGTCCAGGTCGTACTGGCGTACGTCGACGCCGTCCACGAGCACGGCGCCGTCGGTCACGTCGTAGAACCGCGCGACGAGCTTCACCAGCGTCGACTTGCCCGCGCCGGTGCGGCCGACGAGTGCGACGGTCTCGCCGGCGCGGACATGCAGGCTCACGCGATCGAGTGCCGGCGTCGCCGCACCCTCGTAGCGGAACGTCACGTCACGCAGCTCGATCTCGCCGCGCAGCGTCGACGGCACCGGCACGGGCGTCGACGGCGGCACGATCGAGGACCGTGTGTTCAGCAGCTCACCGATGCGCTTCAAGCCGACCATCGCCTGCTGGTAGCCGTCGAACACGCCGGACAGCTGCTGCACCGGCGCGAAGAACAGCCCCAGGTACAGCTGGAACGCCAGCAGCGCGCCGGCGCTCAGGTCGCCGCTCGCCACGCGGTACGCGCCGACCGCGAGCACGGCCGCCTGCGCCACGCCGGAAAGCAGCGCCACGAACGGGAAGTACGTGGCGATGTAGCGCTGTGCCCGCAGCCGTGACGTCCGATACGCGAGGCTGCGCTCCCCGAACTCCCGTGCCGAGTACTGCTCGCGCGTGAACGCCTGCGTGACGCGCAGCCCCGACACGTTCTCCTGGAGGTCGGCGTTCACGACGCTGACCCGCTCGCGCGCCTGGGCGTACGCCTCGGACGACGCCTTGCGGAAGAAGTACGTCGCCACCGCCAGGATCGGGATCGCCGCCATCGCGACCAGGGCCAGCCCGATGTCCGTGACCAGCAACGCCACCGCGATGCCCACGATGGTCAGCGCGCTCACCGCCGCCGTGACCAGGCCGGTCTGGAGGAACGTGGACAGCGCGTCGACGTCCGTGGTCATCCGGGTCATGATCCGGCCGGCGAGCTCGCGCTCGTAGTAGTCGAGTCCGAGCCGTTGCAGGTGCGCGAAGCTCCGCACGCGCAGCACGTACAGAAGGCGCTCGCCCACGCGAGCCGTCAGCACCGTCTCCACGCGTGTGTTGAGCCAGTTGACGACGACGATGCCGGCACCGAGGCCCGTCGCCACCCACAGCGCGCCCATGGTGCCGCGCGTGACGCCGTCGTCGACGCCGTAGCGCACCAGCGCCGGCAGCGCCATGGAGCTGAGGGCGTCGATCGTGACCAGCGCGCCGACGAGCAGCAGTGCCCAACGCACCGGCCGTAGCAGCGACACCAACCCGAACTTGCGGGCGGTGGCACCGGTATCGGGGCTCAGGTTCGGCTGTTCGGTCGCCTCGGGGAGCGGCACGAGGTCGGGCACGTCCGGCTCCTCCGGCGTGACCGCCGGCCACAGCTCCGCCGACGCGACGTCGATGTGCGCCGTCGCGTCCTCGATCGCCTCACCTGGGCCGGCCAGCAGCTCCCGGAACAGCGTGCAGCGCTCGTTCAGCTCCTCCTCGGTGCCGACGTCGACGACCTTGCCGCCGTCCAGCACCGCGATGCGGTCCGCCAGCGCGAGCGTGGAACGCCGGTGCGCGACGAGGAGCGTGGTGCGCTGCGCGGTGACGGCCTTGAGCGTGTCGTGGATCGCCGCCTCGGTCACGGCGTCGACCGCCGACGTCGCGTCGTCCAGCACGAGCACGCGCGGCGCCGACAGCAGCGCCCGTGCCAGGGCGATGCGCTGCCGCTGGCCGCCGGACAGCGTGAGGCCGCGTTCACCGACCTTCGTCTCGTAGCCCTCGGGCAAAGCCGTGACGAACTCGTGCGCCTCGGCCGCGCGCGCCGCCTCCTCGACCTCCGCGTCCGTGGCGTCCGGGCGGCCGTAGGCGATGTTGGCGCGGATGGTGTCGGAGAACAGGAACGCCTCCTCGAACACCACCCCCACCGCGTTGCGCAGCGAATGCAGCCGCAGTTGCCGCACGTCCACGCCGCCGACGCGGATCGCGCCCTGGTGCACGTCGTAGAAGCGGGGCAGCAGCAGCGACACGGTCGACTTGCCGGAACCGGCGGTGCCCACCAGCGCCAGCGTCTCGCCTGGCTCCACGCGCAGGCTCACGCGATCCAGCACCGGCTCGCTGCGCGCGTACCCGAACGTGATGTCGTCCAGTTCGACGGCCAGCGGGCCGTCGGGCACGTCCTCGCTGCCGTCCTTCACGTCCGGCTGCGAGTCGATGAGTTCGTTGACCCGGTTCACGCTCGCCTTCGTCACCTGCGCGGTGACCATCGCCGCCGCGAGGAAGCGGGCCGGTCCGAGCAGGCCCGTCACGTAGCTGGCGAACGCGAGGAAGGTGCCCAGCGTCACCTGGCCGTTCAGCGCCAACCAGCCGCCGAGGCCCAGCACCGCGATCTGCCCGAACAGCGGCATCGCGCCCAGCGTCGCCGTCGGCGGTGCGGTCAGCTTGGCGGCACGCATCCGTAACGAGAACAGCCGCCGGGCCCGCCCCTCCAGGCCGGCGATCTCTCGTGTCTCCTGGCCGAAGCCCTTCACCACGCGGACGCCCGTGACCGTCTCCTCGACGTGCTGCGCCACGTCCGCCGCCTGCTGCTGCGCGTGCCAGGTTGCCGAGAACACTGTCTTGCGGCTGCGCAGCGCGACGTACACGACGGCCGGCACCACGATGAGGGCGATCACCGTCAGCAACGGCGACAGCCACAGCATCGCCCCGACGGCGACCAGCACGAACGCGATGTTGCCCAGCGCGTACGGGACCATCGAGATCAGGCCCTGCACCTGGTTCAGGTCACTGATCGAGCGGGACACCACCTGGCCGGTGCGCAGCTCGTCCTGCTTGCCGCCGTCCAGCCGCTGCATCGCCGCGAACACCTGGCCACGCATGTCGTGCTGCACGTCCAGGGCGAGACGTCCGCCCAGGTAGCGGCGCAGGAACGCGGTGACGAAGGTCAACACCTCGATGCCGGCCAGCGACCCGATCAGCCACCCGAGGCGGTTCGTCGTGCCCGCCACCGCGTCGTCCACCGCCAGCCGCACCACCAGCGGCGCCACCGCCTGCTGGCCCACGCCCAGGACGGCGGCCCCGAGCGACAACACCACCACGACCGGATGCCGCCAGCACGCCGCCGACAGCCGCCGCACCCACCCCGTTCGTTCGGACACAGAAGTAACTTACGGTGCCCGAGCTTGATCATGCTCGGCCCATATTTTGGGTTACCTGAGTGGCTCAGGTGGCGCTCAAGCGAAAATGAGCCACTCAGGTGCCCCCAAAAGGGGTGGCTACCTCAGGTGATGTCGCGGGTTTTGCTCATCAGCCAGCCGCCGACCGCGAACACGGCCGTCCAGGCGGCGAAGATCAGGCCGCTGATCCACCAGTCGAAGGCGCCGCGGGCGCCGGCGGCCGCCCGGATGAGGTCCGAGAACAGCTCCTGGGCCTCGCCGGTCATCAGCCCGCCGATGTTGGGCACCTGGGCGACCACCAGCTGCGAGGCCACCGAGCCGGTGAGGCCGTCGGCGGAGCCGTTGATCAGGATGCCGGGCCAGTTGTACGGCAGCAGCGAGCCGATCAGGTTCTCCACCAGCAGCGTGTACAGCAGCAGCGAGATGATCGACGCGATGGGGCTGCCGAACAGGGCCCCGACGCCCATGCCGAGCAGCGTCCACAGCATGCACGAGACGATCCCGGACGCGGCGATCTCCAGCCAGCTGACGGCGTCGGGCAGCTGCTCGGGCCGCGACGCGATGGCCATGCCGATGCTGGCCACGCCGGAGATGACCACACCGAAGCCGAGTCCCCAGACGGCGTACGTGATCAGCTTGGCCGACAGCAGGCTGCCGCGGTTGGGCGCGGTCAGGTAGCTGGTGGTGATGGTCCGCCGGTTGATCTCGCTGGACAGCGCCAGCGCCCCGAACACGATGGGGAAGATGGCGCTGATGTTGACGGTCCGCGCGAAGATCAGCGTGGACCAGGGCAGCCGGTTGAAGTCCAGCCGCAGCTGGGTGACGATGACGTTGCTGTTGACCTGGTCGAGCACGGCGCCGATCAGGGCGTTGCCGGCGATGCTCCACAGCGCGGCCAGCGCCACGGTGGGAATCAGCAGCGCCCACCACATCTTGGTGGTGAGGATCTTGCGGAACTCGGCGGAGACGAGCCGGCCCATCAGGCGTTACCTCCCCAACCGCCACCCGGCGGCTGCTCCGGCGGCGGGGCCGCCTGCTGCTGGTCCTGCGGCGGCGCATAGGGCTGGCCGCCGTACTGCTGCTGGCCGGGCGGTGGCGCGTAGGAGGCGTACTGCTGGCCGGTCTGCTGCTGGTACTGCTGAGGATCGACGGGCGGCGCGTACCCCTGCGGCGGCGTGCCTTGGGGCGGCGCATAACCCTGCGGCGGCGCATAGCCCTGGGGCGGCGTGCCCTGCGGGGGGTAGCCCTGCGGCTGCTGGTACTGCTGCGGGTCGACCGGCGGCGCGTAGCCCTGCGGGGGCGTGCCCTGCGGCGGGGCGGCGAAGCCCTGCGACGGCGGTCCGTAGCCGCCACCGGGCGGCGGGCCCCAGCCCGGCGGGGCACCGTAGCCGGGCTGCTGGCCGGTGTACTGCCCCTGCGTCAGCCGGAAGAACAGCTGCTCAAGGTCGACGGTCTCCTGCTGGATGTCGTACAGCGCGATGCCGGCGGCCATGGCCAGGTCGGCGACGGTCTTCCGGTCCACGCCGGTGATCGCGAGCCGCCCGTCCTGCGTCTGCTCGATGGCGTTGACGCCGGCCTCCTGCAGCTTGACCACCAGCGCCTGCGGGTCGGCGGCCTGCACGAGCACCCGGCTCTGCTGCGACTGCCGCAGGTAGTCCAGCGACCCGTAGTACACGGTCTGCCCGCGGCTGATGATCACGACCTGGTCCACGGTCTGCTCGACCTCGGCCAGCAGGTGGCTGGAGATCAGCACGGTGCGGCCGGTGCGGGCGAAGGACTGCAGGAACGCCCGCAGCCAGGCGATGCCCTCCGGGTCGAGGCCGTTGGCGGGCTCGTCGAGCACCAGCACCTGCGGGTCGCCGAGCAGCGCGGTGGCCAGCGCCAGCCGCTGCTTCATGCCGAGCGAGAACCCGCCGGCGGCGCGCCGACCGGCCTCGGACAGCCCGACGAGTTCCAGCACCTGATCGGCG includes these proteins:
- a CDS encoding ABC transporter ATP-binding protein → MSERTGWVRRLSAACWRHPVVVVLSLGAAVLGVGQQAVAPLVVRLAVDDAVAGTTNRLGWLIGSLAGIEVLTFVTAFLRRYLGGRLALDVQHDMRGQVFAAMQRLDGGKQDELRTGQVVSRSISDLNQVQGLISMVPYALGNIAFVLVAVGAMLWLSPLLTVIALIVVPAVVYVALRSRKTVFSATWHAQQQAADVAQHVEETVTGVRVVKGFGQETREIAGLEGRARRLFSLRMRAAKLTAPPTATLGAMPLFGQIAVLGLGGWLALNGQVTLGTFLAFASYVTGLLGPARFLAAAMVTAQVTKASVNRVNELIDSQPDVKDGSEDVPDGPLAVELDDITFGYARSEPVLDRVSLRVEPGETLALVGTAGSGKSTVSLLLPRFYDVHQGAIRVGGVDVRQLRLHSLRNAVGVVFEEAFLFSDTIRANIAYGRPDATDAEVEEAARAAEAHEFVTALPEGYETKVGERGLTLSGGQRQRIALARALLSAPRVLVLDDATSAVDAVTEAAIHDTLKAVTAQRTTLLVAHRRSTLALADRIAVLDGGKVVDVGTEEELNERCTLFRELLAGPGEAIEDATAHIDVASAELWPAVTPEEPDVPDLVPLPEATEQPNLSPDTGATARKFGLVSLLRPVRWALLLVGALVTIDALSSMALPALVRYGVDDGVTRGTMGALWVATGLGAGIVVVNWLNTRVETVLTARVGERLLYVLRVRSFAHLQRLGLDYYERELAGRIMTRMTTDVDALSTFLQTGLVTAAVSALTIVGIAVALLVTDIGLALVAMAAIPILAVATYFFRKASSEAYAQARERVSVVNADLQENVSGLRVTQAFTREQYSAREFGERSLAYRTSRLRAQRYIATYFPFVALLSGVAQAAVLAVGAYRVASGDLSAGALLAFQLYLGLFFAPVQQLSGVFDGYQQAMVGLKRIGELLNTRSSIVPPSTPVPVPSTLRGEIELRDVTFRYEGAATPALDRVSLHVRAGETVALVGRTGAGKSTLVKLVARFYDVTDGAVLVDGVDVRQYDLDGYRGRLGVVPQEAHLFVGDVADNVRYGRPTASRDEVTAAVRAVGALRQVAGLQHAMHQQVGERGQALSAGQRQLVALARAELVDPAVLLLDEATAALDPATEATVLAASERLAGRRTTFVVAHRLATAARADRIVVLEQGRIVEQGTHAELLEAGGRYAEMWRTGAHIDDAA
- a CDS encoding ATP-binding cassette domain-containing protein — protein: MHDGSGRIVVQGLSKQFGPIIAVNNLSFTVEPGSVTGFLGPNGAGKTTTLRMLLGLVRPTAGTSTINGLPFDQLGNPGRVVGAVLEAQGFHPTRSARNHLRVYAAAMGVPDQRADQVLELVGLSEAGRRAAGGFSLGMKQRLALATALLGDPQVLVLDEPANGLDPEGIAWLRAFLQSFARTGRTVLISSHLLAEVEQTVDQVVIISRGQTVYYGSLDYLRQSQQSRVLVQAADPQALVVKLQEAGVNAIEQTQDGRLAITGVDRKTVADLAMAAGIALYDIQQETVDLEQLFFRLTQGQYTGQQPGYGAPPGWGPPPGGGYGPPSQGFAAPPQGTPPQGYAPPVDPQQYQQPQGYPPQGTPPQGYAPPQGYAPPQGTPPQGYAPPVDPQQYQQQTGQQYASYAPPPGQQQYGGQPYAPPQDQQQAAPPPEQPPGGGWGGNA